In Aegilops tauschii subsp. strangulata cultivar AL8/78 chromosome 3, Aet v6.0, whole genome shotgun sequence, one genomic interval encodes:
- the LOC109776942 gene encoding uncharacterized protein, producing MSWEETSSSSKAAAPPAIRLVSFVSEEQLDEAKRSRGERVEDGTAQRDKPLFQILQENKDKKDAEFNERFKHRPPKALDEDETEFLDKLALSRREYDQQVANEEAEQLRSFHEAVAAQSTIAHELGEMPTVSLPEESKPKPPSKRSQPEFLRNITVSVKPRAKKAKSDVECKPAPKELVPSNGHDTNREPQGDAKSSVLGSLAAYGDDDDDESGDER from the exons ATGAGTTGGGAGGAGACGTCGTCGAGCTCCAAGGCGGCTGCTCCGCCGGCCATCCGCCTCGTCAGCTTCGTCTCCGAGGAGCAG CTCGACGAGGCGAAGCGGTCGAGAGGGGAGCGGGTGGAAGACGGCACTGCCCAGCGCGACAAGCCCCTGTTCCAG ATCCTGCAGGAGAACAAGGATAAGAAGGATGCCGAGTTCAATGAGCGCTTCAAGCACA GACCCCCAAAGGCTTTGGATGAGGATGAAACAGAGTTTCTTGACAAATTGGCTTTG TCAAGGAGAGAATATGACCAGCAGGTGGCCAATGAAGAAGCTGAACAACTCCGTAGTTTCCAT GAGGCTGTAGCTGCCCAGTCCACTATTGCTCATGAACTTGGTGAGATGCCTACAGTCTCTTTGCCTGAG GAAAGCAAGCCTAAGCCGCCTTCGAAGAGGAGCCAGCCTGAGTTCCTGAGAAACATTACAGTTTCCGTGAAGCCTCGAGCCAAGAAGGCAAAATCTGACGTGGAATGTAAGCCTGCTCCCAAGGAGTTGGTGCCTTCGAATGGGCATGATACAAACCGTGAGCCACAAGGTGACGCCAAGAGCAGCGTGCTTGGCTCTTTGGCTGCATAcggggacgacgacgacgatgaaagTGGCGATGAACGATGA